A DNA window from Pogona vitticeps strain Pit_001003342236 chromosome 2, PviZW2.1, whole genome shotgun sequence contains the following coding sequences:
- the POLR1H gene encoding DNA-directed RNA polymerase I subunit RPA12 — translation MEQGSSCFESELDFCSECGTVLPLPGVQDKVTCPCCSFSIDVRDFEKRVIHTSVPFNRIDSMSLMLDEGKAVKGPLVDRKCPQCGHEGMAYHTRQMRSADEGQTVFYTCIQCRFQEKEDS, via the exons ATGGAGCAAGGTAGTTCCTGCTTTGAGTCGGAACTGGACTTCTGCTCTGAGTGTGGCACAGTCCTGCCTTTGCCTGGAGTCCAGGACAAGGTGACATGTCCTTGTTGTTCTTTCTCCATTGATGTGCGAG attttgagAAGAGAGTTATCCATACATCCGTCCCATTCAATAGGATAGATTCCATGTCTTTGATGTTGGATGAAGGAAAAGCAGTCAAAGGACCCTTG GTTGACCGGAAATGTCCCCAGTGTGGACACGAAGGAATGGCTTACCACACACGACAAATGCGGTCTGCAGATGAAGGGCAGACGGTCTTCTACACCTGCATCCAGTGCAG ATTCCAGGAAAAGGAGGATTCTTGA